The following proteins are encoded in a genomic region of Cherax quadricarinatus isolate ZL_2023a chromosome 5, ASM3850222v1, whole genome shotgun sequence:
- the LOC128685094 gene encoding aspartate dehydrogenase domain-containing protein, producing the protein MAPRRIGIIGYGHLGQYLTQAVLERPDLDLAFVWNRTSASLETRLEDRQICRDLEDCASYSPDLVVEVAHPLISHKYGSMLLGVADYMVGSPTALATQAVEEELREAATSHGLYLPAGAFWGAEDILKMADRGTLKALKVTMTKHPSCFKLEGDLQVKNALVSGSKQVTLYDGPVRQLCHLAPNNVNTMAVAAMAAHNLGFDGVQGCLISNPLLTDWHIVEVEVTGPEVAGKNFTVKTIRSNPASVGAVTGTATYASFLSSMVRAGGQGAGVHLC; encoded by the exons ATGGCCCCTAGGAGGATCGGCATAATTGGCTATGGACATCTGG GTCAATACCTGACCCAGGCTGTCTTGGAGCGACCTGACTTGGACCTGGCATTCGTCTGGAATCGCACCTCAGCCTCCCTGGAGACTCGCCTAGAGGACAG ACAGATTTGTCGGGACTTAGAGGACTGTGCATCCTACTCCCCTGACCTGGTTGTTGAGGTGGCCCATCCTCTCATCTCTCACAAG TATGGATCAATGTTACTTGGTGTTGCGGACTACATGGTTGGGTCACCTACTGCTCTGGCCACACAAGCAGTGGAAGAGGAGCTGCGGGAAGCAGCCACCTCACATGGTCTCTACCTGCCAGCAGGAGCTTTCTGGGGGGCTGAAGACATACTCAAGATGGCTGATCGTGGAACACTCAAG gCCCTGAAAGTTACAATGACAAAGCATCCAAGTTGCTTTAAACTTGAGGGAGACCTACAAGTGAAAAATGCACTAGTAAGTGGTAGTAAGCAGGTGACTCTGTATGATGGACCAGTACGACAACTGTGTCATCTTGCACCCAACAATGTCAATACTATGGCTGTTGCTGCCATGGCTGCTCACAACCTTGGCTTTGATGGTGTACAAGGATGCCTCATCTCTAACCCGCT ATTAACAGACTGGCACATAGTTGAAGTTGAGGTGACTGGCCCCGAGGTTGCTGGGAAAAACTTCACTGTGAAGACAATCCGTAGTAACCCTGCCAGTGTAGGAGCTGTAACTGGTACAGCTACTTATGCATCTTTCCTCTCCTCAATGGTTCGAGCTGGAGGTCAAGGGGCAGGAGTTCATTTGTGTTAG